The following are encoded together in the Lactuca sativa cultivar Salinas chromosome 1, Lsat_Salinas_v11, whole genome shotgun sequence genome:
- the LOC111905615 gene encoding inositol transporter 4 isoform X2, whose protein sequence is MEGGVTKPNKTEFSECFKIIWGKPYIMLLALSAGIGGLLFGYDTGVISGASLYIRDDFQEVERHTWLQETIVSTAVAGAIIGAAFGGWMNDRFGRKKSIMCADFLFMIGSIVMALAPNPWVIITGRLFVGLGVGIVSMTSPLYISEASPARIRGALVSTNGLLLTGGQFLSYLINLAFAKTRGNWRWMLGIAGVPPLVQFILMCFLPESPRWLYGQNRIKEATEILEKIYPANEVEQELKSLQLSIETQKEDERSTGDGPFSKIKSAFGNKIVRRGLYAGITVQVAQQFVGINTVMYYSPTIVQLAGFASNRTALALSLITTGLNSIGTVLSMLFVDRFGRRRLMIVSMIGIIVCLVVLSIMFFQASIHAPIVSVIESNHFGVNSTCLDFKMASSPASWNCMTCLRASSDCAFCANGQNIYNAGACLVADTVTRSTCRAQHRTWYTYGCPSMGTVPWIVNSEIYPLRYRGTGGGIAAVSNWVSNLIVSETFLTLTEALGSAGTFLLFAAFSSVGLVAIFLLVPETKGLQFEEVEKMLEKGYRPTLCCSKDEEIKSAS, encoded by the exons ATGGAAGGGGGTGTTACAAAACCAAATAAAACCGAGTTTTCAGAATGTTTTAAGATCATTTGGGGTAAACCTTATATAATGCTGCTTGCTCTTTCTGCTGGAATTGGAGGGCTCTTATTTGGTTATGATACAG GGGTAATTTCGGGTGCCTCTCTATATATCCGAGATGATTTTCAAGAAGTTGAAAGGCATACGTGGTTGCAA GAAACGATTGTTAGCACAGCTGTAGCTGGAGCTATCATTGGTGCAGCATTCGGTGGATGGATGAACGATAGATTCGGGAGAAAAAAGTCAATAATGTGTGCTGACTTTTTATTCATGATTGGTTCAATAGTCATGGCTCTAGCtccaaacccatgggtcataatCACGGGTCGACTTTTTGTTGGTTTGGGTGTTGGAATAGTCTCCATGACATCACCATTATACATCTCTGAAGCTTCTCCTGCTAGAATCAGAGGTGCGCTTGTTAGCACTAATGGCTTACTCCTTACAGGAGGACAGTTCTTATCCTACCTCATCAATTTAGCTTTCGCTAAG acacGTGGAAACTGGCGTTGGATGCTTGGGATAGCTGGAGTTCCACCTTTGGTGCAGTTTATCTTGATGTGTTTTCTCCCTGAGTCCCCGAGATGGTTGTATGGCCAG AATAGGATAAAAGAGGCAACAGAAATCCTTGAAAAGATTTATCCGGCTAACGAAGTAGAACAAGAACTAAAATCGTTACAATTATCCATCGAAACCCAAAAAGAAGATGAAAGATCAACAGGAGATGGGCCTTTTTCAAAGATAAAAAGTGCATTTGGTAATAAAATTGTCCGAAGGGGATTATACGCCGGAATCACAGTTCAAGTCGCCCAACAATTCGTGGGAATCAACACCGTAATGTATTACAGTCCAACGATTGTTCAACTTGCAGGATTCGCCTCCAATAGAACAGCTTTAGCACTTTCGCTCATTACCACGGGGCTCAATTCCATTGGCACGGTTTTAAGTATGTTGTTTGTTGATAGGTTTGGGAGAAGGAGGTTGATGATTGTTTCAATGATTGGAATCATTGTTTGCCTTGTTGTTTTATCGATTATGTTCTTTCAAGCTTCGATTCATGCTCCGATTGTTAGTGTGATCGAATCGAATCATTTTGGGGTTAATTCCACATGTTTGGATTTCAAAATGGCATCGAGTCCTGCGTCTTGGAACTGCATGACTTGCTTGAGAGCTTCCTCTGATTGCGCCTTTTGTGCCAACGGACAAAATATT TACAATGCAGGGGCATGTTTGGTTGCAGACACTGTCACACGATCCACATGCCGAGCACAACATCGTACATGGTACACTTACGGTTGCCCAA GTATGGGGACTGTGCCTTGGATTGTAAATTCCGAGATATACCCTTTACGTTACCGAGGCACTGGCGGAGGGATTGCGGCGGTTTCGAATTGGGTTTCAAACTTAATTGTCAGTGAAACATTCCTAACCCTGACAGAAGCATTAGGGTCTGCGGGAACGTTTCTTTTGTTTGCAGCCTTTTCGTCTGTGGGACTTGTGGCAATATTTTTACTTGTCCCGGAGACGAAAGGGTTGCAGTTTGAAGAGGTGGAGAAGATGTTGGAAAAAGGGTATCGACCGACGTTATGTTGTAGCAAAGATGAGGAGATTAAATCAGCTTCTTAG
- the LOC111905615 gene encoding inositol transporter 4 isoform X1, whose product MEGGVTKPNKTEFSECFKIIWGKPYIMLLALSAGIGGLLFGYDTGVISGASLYIRDDFQEVERHTWLQETIVSTAVAGAIIGAAFGGWMNDRFGRKKSIMCADFLFMIGSIVMALAPNPWVIITGRLFVGLGVGIVSMTSPLYISEASPARIRGALVSTNGLLLTGGQFLSYLINLAFAKTRGNWRWMLGIAGVPPLVQFILMCFLPESPRWLYGQNRIKEATEILEKIYPANEVEQELKSLQLSIETQKEDERSTGDGPFSKIKSAFGNKIVRRGLYAGITVQVAQQFVGINTVMYYSPTIVQLAGFASNRTALALSLITTGLNSIGTVLSMLFVDRFGRRRLMIVSMIGIIVCLVVLSIMFFQASIHAPIVSVIESNHFGVNSTCLDFKMASSPASWNCMTCLRASSDCAFCANGQNIYNAGACLVADTVTRSTCRAQHRTWYTYGCPSKFGILTVLVLGLYILCYAPGMGTVPWIVNSEIYPLRYRGTGGGIAAVSNWVSNLIVSETFLTLTEALGSAGTFLLFAAFSSVGLVAIFLLVPETKGLQFEEVEKMLEKGYRPTLCCSKDEEIKSAS is encoded by the exons ATGGAAGGGGGTGTTACAAAACCAAATAAAACCGAGTTTTCAGAATGTTTTAAGATCATTTGGGGTAAACCTTATATAATGCTGCTTGCTCTTTCTGCTGGAATTGGAGGGCTCTTATTTGGTTATGATACAG GGGTAATTTCGGGTGCCTCTCTATATATCCGAGATGATTTTCAAGAAGTTGAAAGGCATACGTGGTTGCAA GAAACGATTGTTAGCACAGCTGTAGCTGGAGCTATCATTGGTGCAGCATTCGGTGGATGGATGAACGATAGATTCGGGAGAAAAAAGTCAATAATGTGTGCTGACTTTTTATTCATGATTGGTTCAATAGTCATGGCTCTAGCtccaaacccatgggtcataatCACGGGTCGACTTTTTGTTGGTTTGGGTGTTGGAATAGTCTCCATGACATCACCATTATACATCTCTGAAGCTTCTCCTGCTAGAATCAGAGGTGCGCTTGTTAGCACTAATGGCTTACTCCTTACAGGAGGACAGTTCTTATCCTACCTCATCAATTTAGCTTTCGCTAAG acacGTGGAAACTGGCGTTGGATGCTTGGGATAGCTGGAGTTCCACCTTTGGTGCAGTTTATCTTGATGTGTTTTCTCCCTGAGTCCCCGAGATGGTTGTATGGCCAG AATAGGATAAAAGAGGCAACAGAAATCCTTGAAAAGATTTATCCGGCTAACGAAGTAGAACAAGAACTAAAATCGTTACAATTATCCATCGAAACCCAAAAAGAAGATGAAAGATCAACAGGAGATGGGCCTTTTTCAAAGATAAAAAGTGCATTTGGTAATAAAATTGTCCGAAGGGGATTATACGCCGGAATCACAGTTCAAGTCGCCCAACAATTCGTGGGAATCAACACCGTAATGTATTACAGTCCAACGATTGTTCAACTTGCAGGATTCGCCTCCAATAGAACAGCTTTAGCACTTTCGCTCATTACCACGGGGCTCAATTCCATTGGCACGGTTTTAAGTATGTTGTTTGTTGATAGGTTTGGGAGAAGGAGGTTGATGATTGTTTCAATGATTGGAATCATTGTTTGCCTTGTTGTTTTATCGATTATGTTCTTTCAAGCTTCGATTCATGCTCCGATTGTTAGTGTGATCGAATCGAATCATTTTGGGGTTAATTCCACATGTTTGGATTTCAAAATGGCATCGAGTCCTGCGTCTTGGAACTGCATGACTTGCTTGAGAGCTTCCTCTGATTGCGCCTTTTGTGCCAACGGACAAAATATT TACAATGCAGGGGCATGTTTGGTTGCAGACACTGTCACACGATCCACATGCCGAGCACAACATCGTACATGGTACACTTACGGTTGCCCAAGTAAGTTTGGCATTTTGACGGTTTTAGTCCTCGGATTATACATTCTATGCTATGCTCCAGGTATGGGGACTGTGCCTTGGATTGTAAATTCCGAGATATACCCTTTACGTTACCGAGGCACTGGCGGAGGGATTGCGGCGGTTTCGAATTGGGTTTCAAACTTAATTGTCAGTGAAACATTCCTAACCCTGACAGAAGCATTAGGGTCTGCGGGAACGTTTCTTTTGTTTGCAGCCTTTTCGTCTGTGGGACTTGTGGCAATATTTTTACTTGTCCCGGAGACGAAAGGGTTGCAGTTTGAAGAGGTGGAGAAGATGTTGGAAAAAGGGTATCGACCGACGTTATGTTGTAGCAAAGATGAGGAGATTAAATCAGCTTCTTAG